In Triticum aestivum cultivar Chinese Spring chromosome 5B, IWGSC CS RefSeq v2.1, whole genome shotgun sequence, the following proteins share a genomic window:
- the LOC123112178 gene encoding RHOMBOID-like protein 10, chloroplastic, producing MAPWLLLPSFPWPPPPPPGSSSGRGGGGGGGDGGDWKPNVVTAIAGVHLGRSLRRRLAGLLCSPEVRSLDVLPRIGDIWFGGSQPLDTQHLLGTLGNVFSTSFVCSSAFFGGNRSGGRYVGSGNLQPRRSHGINSKKRLWTNVLLAVNILAYIAQIASQGKLLMWGAKVNSLIDRGEFWRLATSTILHGNLTHLAFNCFSLNSIGPTVELVTGPKRFLAVYFTSALAGSLMSYRYCQSPSVGASGAIFGLVGAYAVYTWRHRKLLGHGRESLEQIARVVILNMGMGLLSRGIDNWGHLGGLLGGVAAAWFLGPAWQNQYVPKEGRMVFKDRAPIHQLIGSKRSR from the exons ATGGCGCCGTGGCTGCTGCTCCCCTCCTTCCCGTGGCCTCCCCCGCCCCCTCCCGGCTCCTCCtctggccgcggcggcggaggcggtggaggCGACGGCGGAGATTGGAAGCCCAACGTCGTCACGGCCATCGCCGGCGTCCACCTCGGCCGCtccctccgccgtcgcctcgccggccTCCTCTGCTCGCCG GAGGTGCGGTCTCTTGATGTCTTACCGAGAATAGGTGACATTTGGTTTGGAGGATCACAGCCACTTGACACACAGCACCTTCTTGGGACGCTGGGAAATGTGTTCTCCACATCGTTTGTTTGCAGTTCTGCTTTTTTCGGTGGGAATAGGTCAGGTGGGAGATACGTCGGTAGCGGAAATTTGCAGCCCAGACGGTCTCATGGGATCAACTCGAAGAAGAGGCTGTGGACTAATGTCCTTCTTGCTGTTAACATCCT GGCTTATATCGCTCAGATAGCATCGCAAGGAAAGCTTCTTATGTGGGGAGCAAAG GTCAACAGCCTGATTGATAGAGGGGAGTTTTGGCGTTTGGCTACATCAACAATTCTTCATGGAAATCTTACTCATCTTGCT TTCAATTGTTTTTCTTTGAATTCGATTGGCCCTACTGTGGAGCTCGTTACTGGTCCTAAAAGATTTCTTGCTGTTTATTTCACTTCCGCACTGGCAG GTTCACTAATGAGTTATCGCTATTGTCAATCACCTTCTGTTGGCGCATCAGGGGCCATTTTTGGACTG GTTGGTGCCTATGCTGTTTATACATGGAGGCACAGAAAGCTTTTGGGGCATGGAAGGGAAAGTTTAGAGCAGATCGCACGTGTGGTCATCTTAAACATG GGTATGGGTCTCCTTTCAAGGGGCATTGACAACTGGGGTCAT CTAGGAGGCTTGCTCGGGGGAGTGGCTGCGGCATGGTTTCTTGGTCCAGCTTGGCAAAATCAGTATGTACCAAAGGAGGGAAGAATGGTGTTCAAAGACAGGGCACCCATTCACCAGCTAATAGGCAGTAAACGATCGCGGTAA